A genomic region of Zalophus californianus isolate mZalCal1 chromosome 11, mZalCal1.pri.v2, whole genome shotgun sequence contains the following coding sequences:
- the LOC113914916 gene encoding LOW QUALITY PROTEIN: olfactory receptor 1002-like (The sequence of the model RefSeq protein was modified relative to this genomic sequence to represent the inferred CDS: inserted 1 base in 1 codon) encodes MDYGNQTLVTEFFFMGLTNRFXESVVLFVVFLLVSLVTLLGNVGMITLIWMDPRLHTPMYFFLSHLSFVDACSSSVIGPKMLTDISVEKKVISFFGYAAQIWFFGQFVVTECFLLASMAYDQYMAICKPLLYTLIISQRVCVQLVVGPYAVGPMSTMTHTTFTFRLPYCGPNIINHFFCDLLRVLSLACVDTHINQFVLFLFAGALGVLSGMIMLVSYIYIVFAILRIHSVEGRHKAFSTCSSHLTALSILYGTLFFIYVRPSSSFSLDINKVVSVFYTAVIPMLNPLIYSLRNREVKDSFRRTLEKKKFLMSS; translated from the exons ATGGATTATGGAAATCAGACTTTGGTGACTGAATTTTTCTTCATGGGCTTAACAAATCGCT CAGAATCAGTTGTTCTCTTTGTGGTATTTCTCTTGGTTTCTCTTGTCACTCTTCTGGGAAATGTGGGGATGATCACCCTCATTTGGATGGATCCCCGACTCCACACTCCCATGTACTTTTTTCTCAGTCACTTGTCCTTTGTGGATGCCTGCTCTTCTTCTGTAATTGGTCCTAAGATGTTGACTGACAtctctgtggaaaaaaaagtaatctctttCTTTGGCTATGCTGCTCAGATCTGGTTTTTTGGTCAGTTTGTAGTGACTGAATGTTTCCTCCTGGCCTCCATGGCATATGACCAGTATATGGCCATCTGTAAGCCCTTGTTGTATACTCTCATTATATCCCAGCGGGTCTGTGTGCAGCTGGTGGTAGGGCCTTATGCTGTGGGTCCTATGAGCACCATGACCCACACGACTTTCACCTTTCGCCTACCTTACTGTGGTCCAAATATCATCAATCACTTCTTCTGTGATCTTCTTCGTGTTTTGTCCCTGGCATGTGTAGACACCCACAtcaatcagtttgttcttttcctctttgctgGAGCTCTAGGAGTGCTCAGTGGTATGATCATGCTGGTTTCCTACATTTACATTGTCTTTGCTATCCTGAGGATCCACTCTGTGGAGGGGAGGCACAAAGCCTTCTCCACCTGCTCTTCACACCTGACAGCTCTCTCCATCCTATATGGGACACTCTTCTTTATCTATGTACGCCCTAGTTCTAGTTTCTCCCTGGACATTAATAAGGTGGTTTCTGTGTTCTACACAGCTGTGATTCCCATGTTGAACCCCCTTATCTACAGCCTGAGAAACAGGGAGGTCAAAGATTCATTCAGAAGGACACTTGAGAAGAAGAAGTTTCTAATGAGTAGTTAA
- the LOC113914942 gene encoding LOW QUALITY PROTEIN: olfactory receptor 5G3-like (The sequence of the model RefSeq protein was modified relative to this genomic sequence to represent the inferred CDS: inserted 2 bases in 2 codons; deleted 1 base in 1 codon), which yields MGDKNQAEVTEFLFLGLTDHLYQQIVLSVMLLFVYLVTLGSNVGMIILIWTDPRLHTPMYFFLSHLSFVDICSSSSIAPKMLCGIFAEKKSISFTGCATQMWFSGFFVVSECFLLASMAYDWYMAICKPLLYTLIMSQRVCVQLVMGLYAMAFISSMTSMTLTFCLPFCGPNIINHFFCDFSPLLSLACADTSMIQFVFFFLAGSIGILSGLIIMISYVCVLAAILKIQTADGRQKAFSTCFSHVAVISILYGTLFFTYVCPGSTSSLDINKVIPLFYPVVXPLLKPLIYSLRNKEVKNALXRMFERKNSLIVLVK from the exons ATGGGAGATAAGAATCAGGCAGAAGtcactgaatttcttttcttgGGCCTCACAGATCATCTCTATCAGCAGATTGTCCTCTCTGTCATGCTTCTCTTTGTCTATCTTGTCACCCTGGGGAGTAACGTGGGGATGATCATTCTCATATGGACTGATCCGAGACTCCACACGCCTATGTACTTTTTTCTCAGCCATTTGTCCTTTGTAGatatttgttcttcttcttccattGCCCCCAAGATGCTGTGTGGTATCTttgcagagaaaaaaagcatCTCTTTCACGGGTTGTGCCACACAGATGTggttttctggtttctttgtgGTATCTGAATGTTTCCTCCTGGCTTCTATGGCATATGACTGGTATATGGCCATCTGTAAGCCCTTGCTGTATACACTCATTATGTCTCAGAGGGTCTGTGTGCAGCTAGTTATGGGGCTTTATGCCATGGCTTTTATAAGCAGCATGACCTCTATGACATTGACTTTTTGCTTACCCTTCTGTGGTCCAAATATCatcaatcat tttttctgtgatttttcacCACTGCTTTCCCTTGCATGTGCAGACACTTCCATGAttcagtttgtatttttctttttggctggATCTATAGGAATACTCAGTGGCCTGATCATCATGATCTCCTATGTTTGCGTCCTGGCGGCCATCTTGAAGATCCAGACTGCAGATGGGAGACAGAAAGCTTTCTCCACTTGCTTTTCTCACGTGGCAGTTATCTCCATCCTGTATGGGACTCTTTTCTTTACCTATGTTTGCCCTGGCTCAACTTCCTCCCTGGATATCAATAAAGTGATTCCTCTATTTTATCCTGTGG AGCCCCTGTTGAAGCCCCTCATTTACAGCCTGAGGAACAAGGAGGTGAAAAATGCAT GGAGGatgtttgaaaggaaaaattctcTAATAGTTTTGGTAAAATAG